In the genome of Nitrospirota bacterium, the window GTCGTTTTTGATAAAACGGGTACGCTTACCAAAGGGGAACCGGAGGTTACGGAGATAGTATCTTTTGACGGAAAACCTGAAGATGTCATTCTCTCCGCATCCATAGCAGAGAAAGATTCGGAGCATCCGCTTGCAGAAGCCATAATGAAAAGGGCCGGCATGATGAATCTCGCCGTACCCGATGCCGAAACCTTCGAAGCAATACCCGGTCATGGCGTTAAGGTTACGCATAATGGCAGAGATATCCTGATAGGGAACAGAAGGCTGATGAAAGATATCGGAATTCCTGTGGAGGATAAAGAGGCTGCGATTTCGCGTCTTGAGGAAAAAGGCAATACGGTTATTATTGTAGCTGAGGACAGGAAACTGAAAGGACTTGTGGCCGTGGCTGACACACTGAAGGAACACGCCGGCATTGTGGTGAAAGAGCTCCGGTCTGAAGGGATTCAGGTGATCATGCTGACAGGTGATAATGAACGGACAGCAAAGGCTGTCGGTGGAAAGGTCGGCATAGAAAGGATCATTGCAAATGTGCTTCCTGGTGACAAGGCGAAAGTCATTAAGGAGCTTCAGTCAGAAGGGAAGGTGGTTGCAATGGTCGGTGACGGTATCAATGACTCGCCTGCACTGGCCCAGTCGGACATAGGCATAGCCATTGGGAGCGGGTCGGATGTCGCGAAAGAGACGGGAGGAATCATACTCGTGAAGGATGAACTGACAGACGTGATTAAGAGCATCAGGCTTTCAAGGGCGACAATGCGGACGATCAAGCAGAACCTCTTCTGGGCATTTTTCTACAACACCGCCGCGATACCAATTGCGGCATTTGGCCTTCTGAATCCTATTATCGCGGCGGCGGCGATGTCGATAAGTTCCCTGTCCGTGGTAACCAACTCGGCGTTGCTGAAAAGGGTGAAGATATAAGAAAGGAGGCATAATGCCATGGCGTATTATTTCAGCAAGATTCTGCAAGGTTCCTTTGATGAGGCAGTCGCAAGGGTTACGGAAGAGCTGAAAAAGGAGGGGTTCGGAATCCTCACCGATATCGATGTGCAGGCAACCCTGAAAAAGAAGATGAATGCGGATTTCAGAAAATACAGAATCCTGGGGGCATGCAACCCTCCATTTGCCTATCAGGCGCTGCTGGCAGAGGACAAGATCGGTACAATGCTGCCGTGCAATGTGATTGTGCAGGAGATTGCCGAACGACAGGTTGAAGTCGCAGCCATTGACCCGGTGGCCTCGATGATGGCGATTGAGAATCAGAAGCTCGGTGACATCGCCCTGCAGGTCCAGGCAAAATTGCGGAAGGTAGTCGAGAGTTTATAGCCGGGGGATTATGTGTGGTCGAAGAGGTTTTTCACTTCGTTCATCAGTTCATTGATATCCTTGAACTGCCGGTAGACAGAGGCGAACCTCACGTAAGCGACCTTATCAAGCTCTTTCAATGAAGACATCACTTCTTCCCCGACCCAGGTGCTCTGGATCTCCTTGACTCCAAGGCCGATAAGCTTTTTTTCGATGGTATCCGTGATGCCTTCAAGCGTTTCCATGCCGATCGGCCTTTTTTCACACGCTTTTTTCAGTCCGGCCAGAATCTTTGATCTCTCGAACGGTTCCCTTCTGCCGTCCTTTTTTACCACCATGGGGACTATGTCTTCCACGCGCTCATAGGAGGTAAAACGTTTTGCGCATTTCAGACATTCCCGCCTCCGGCGAATGGCATTGCCTTCCCTGCTGGTGCGGGAATCAATGACTTTGTCTTCAAGGTTGCTGCAGAACGGACACTTCATGTGTAGTTCCCTGACTGCATGAACATATTTCCCCTTTTTTCCGCGTTCCGGAGAAAGCTGAAATGCTTCCCTGTGCGAAAGTAGCTCAGAGGAGACTGTTACGTGAAGAAGGATCTAATAAATGGGAAACCTTTCACAGAGCGAATCAACTCTTTTTGCGAGTTCGTGTATTGCCTGCGCGTCTTTGTTGCGTGAAATTACAGAAGCGATTATATCGGCGATTTCGACCATCTCGGTTTCTCCCATCCTCCTTGTGGTAACGCAGGGTGTCCCAAGCCGTATCCCGCTGGTGACGGTCGCAGACCTCTCATCATATGGTATGACATTCTTGTTGACGGTGATTCTTGCATTCCCGAGCGCTTCTTCCGCTTCTTTTCCGGTGATACCTCTGTTTGTCATATCAATGAGCATCAGATGGTTATCCGTGCCTCCGGAAATGACCCTGAAGCCTCTGCTGATCATTTCCTCAGCAAGTTTTTTCGCATTTTTCACGACCTTTGCCTGATATTCCCTGAATGTCTCACTGAGGGCCTCTTTCAGAGCGACCGCCTTAGCTGCAATAACATGCACCAGAGGTCCGCCCTGTATCCCGGGAAATATCATCTTGTCGATCGCCTTTGCATACTCTGCCCTGCACATGATCATCCCGCCCCTTGGCCCCCTGAGGGTCTTGTGCGTGGTCGTAGTGACAAAATCGGCGTACGGAACCGGAGAAGGGTGCAGGCCTGCGGCAATGATCCCGGCGATATGGGCAATATCAGCCATGAGGTACGCGCCGCACTCTTTTGCAATTTCAGCGCATGTCTTGAAATCAATGATCCTCGAGTAGGCGCTTGCTCCGACGAGTAGCATCCTTGGCTTATTTTCAAGGGCGAGCCGCCTGACCTCGTCATAATCAATATATCCGGAGTCCCTGTTTACCCCATATGCGATGGTATTGTAAAGAACCCCTGAAAAATTCACGGATGCGCCGTGTGAGAGGTGCCCTCCATGGCTCAGACTCATGCTGAGTATGGGGTCTCCGGGCTTCAGCACCGCAAAAAAAACTGCCATATTTGCCTGGGAACCGGAGTGGGGCTGTACATTCACATGTTCAGCACCGAAGAGTTCCTTTGCCCTCTGCACGGCAAGCGTTTCCACGATGTCGGCATATTCACAGCCTCCGTAATATCTTCTGCCGGGATATCCTTCTGCATATTTGTTGGTGAAAACAGAGCCCTGAACCTCAAGTACGGCAGGACTCGCATAGTTTTCCGATGCGATCAGGACAATATTGTTTCGTTCCCGGTCGATTTCCTTCTGCAGCGCGTCGTATATTTCCGGATCAGTCGTTTTAAGGTTTTCCAGCCTCATGGTTTTTTAACCGTTCCTCTATGTGAGATATTTTATCAAGCCTTCTGCAGTGCCTGTCCCCTTCAAAAGGGGTGTTGACCCAGGTAGTGACAATTTCTTTGGCAAGGTCCTTTCCGACCACCCTTCCTCCCAGAACGAGGATATTGGCGTCATTGTGGAGCCTGCTCATTTTAGCGGTGAAAAGTTCATTGCACAGGGAAGCCCTGATGCCGGGAAACTTGTTCGCTACGATTGACATTCCTATGCCGGTGCCGCAGATCAGGATTCCCCGCTGTATTCTGCCGGAGGAGACTGCTTCGGAGACTTTCTCGCCAAAATCAGGATAATCTACCGACTCAGGGGTGTCTGTTCCGAAATCAGTGCATTCAATATTGAGGCCGGACAAAAGA includes:
- a CDS encoding DUF302 domain-containing protein, whose product is MAYYFSKILQGSFDEAVARVTEELKKEGFGILTDIDVQATLKKKMNADFRKYRILGACNPPFAYQALLAEDKIGTMLPCNVIVQEIAERQVEVAAIDPVASMMAIENQKLGDIALQVQAKLRKVVESL
- the nrdR gene encoding transcriptional regulator NrdR; the encoded protein is MKCPFCSNLEDKVIDSRTSREGNAIRRRRECLKCAKRFTSYERVEDIVPMVVKKDGRREPFERSKILAGLKKACEKRPIGMETLEGITDTIEKKLIGLGVKEIQSTWVGEEVMSSLKELDKVAYVRFASVYRQFKDINELMNEVKNLFDHT
- the glyA gene encoding serine hydroxymethyltransferase, which codes for MRLENLKTTDPEIYDALQKEIDRERNNIVLIASENYASPAVLEVQGSVFTNKYAEGYPGRRYYGGCEYADIVETLAVQRAKELFGAEHVNVQPHSGSQANMAVFFAVLKPGDPILSMSLSHGGHLSHGASVNFSGVLYNTIAYGVNRDSGYIDYDEVRRLALENKPRMLLVGASAYSRIIDFKTCAEIAKECGAYLMADIAHIAGIIAAGLHPSPVPYADFVTTTTHKTLRGPRGGMIMCRAEYAKAIDKMIFPGIQGGPLVHVIAAKAVALKEALSETFREYQAKVVKNAKKLAEEMISRGFRVISGGTDNHLMLIDMTNRGITGKEAEEALGNARITVNKNVIPYDERSATVTSGIRLGTPCVTTRRMGETEMVEIADIIASVISRNKDAQAIHELAKRVDSLCERFPIY
- the rpiB gene encoding ribose 5-phosphate isomerase B — protein: MTIAIGCDHAGIELKKELIALLSGLNIECTDFGTDTPESVDYPDFGEKVSEAVSSGRIQRGILICGTGIGMSIVANKFPGIRASLCNELFTAKMSRLHNDANILVLGGRVVGKDLAKEIVTTWVNTPFEGDRHCRRLDKISHIEERLKNHEAGKP